A stretch of Bos indicus x Bos taurus breed Angus x Brahman F1 hybrid chromosome 17, Bos_hybrid_MaternalHap_v2.0, whole genome shotgun sequence DNA encodes these proteins:
- the ARPC3 gene encoding actin-related protein 2/3 complex subunit 3 yields the protein MPAYHSSLMDPDTKLIGNMALLPIRSQFKGPAPRETKDTDIVDEAIYYFKANVFFKNYEIKNEADRTLIYITLYISECLKKLQKCNSKSQGEKEMYTLGITNFPIPGEPGFPLNAIYAKPANKQEDEVMRAYLQQLRQETGLRLCEKVFDPQNDKPSKWWTCFVKRQFMNKSLSGPGQ from the exons ATGCCG GCTTACCACTCTTCCCTCATGGACCCTGACACCAAACTCATTGGAAACATGGCACTATTGCCAATCAGAAGTCAGTTCAAAGGACCTGCCCCTAGAGAGA CAAAAGATACAGATATTGTGGATGAAGCTATCTATTACTTTAAGGCCAATGTCTTCTTCAAAAACTATGAAATTAAG AATGAAGCCGATAGGACCTTGATATATATAACTCTCTACATTTCTGAGTGTCTAAAGAAACTCCAAAAG tgcaattCTAAAAGCCAAGGCGAGAAAGAAATGTATACACTGGGAATCACTAATTTTCCCATTCCTGGAGAGCCTGGTTTTCCACTTAATGCCATTTACGCCAAACCTGCGAACAAACAGGAAGATG AGGTGATGAGAGCCTACTTACAACAACTCAGGCAAGAGACTGGACTGAGACTTTGTGAGAAAGTTTTTGACCCTCAGAATGATAAACCCAGCAAG TGGTGGACTTGCTTTGTGAAGAGACAGTTCATGAACAAGAGTCTTTCAGGACCTGGACAATAA